The genomic DNA CCCGGAGGGCTCACACCATACGACCCATTTAGAACTGCTGTAGTTACAAACCATCTTAAATGGGTAGCCATCTGGTGGATCCCTAGCCTTTGAGACCGCTGCTACTTTGGGTGGGCAAAATGTAGCGTTGGAGCAGCAGAAAGACGACGACGATCGGCACAATAGACAGCACCGATCCCGCTGCCACCAGGCGCTCATCGCGGGATAAACTGCTGGCTAGGGTAGACACCCCTAAGGGCAGGGTATACATTTCCTGATCCCGCAAAACAATCAGGGGCCAGAGGAAATCCCCCCAAGCGCCAATGAAAACAAACAGGGCTAAGGTAATGGTGGCAGGGCGCACGGCAGGTAACATGACATGCCACCAGATGCCCAGTTCGCTACAGCCATCAATGCGGGCTGCTTCTTCCAGTTCTTTGGGCACTCCTTTGAAGGCTTGACGCATCAGAAAAATACCAAAGGCTGAGGCTAAACTGGGTAAAATCACTCCCCCATAGCTGTTGAGCAGTCCTAATTTAAACATCAGGATATACAGGGGGATCATAATAATTTGGAAGGGAATCATGATGGTGGCCACCACCAGGGAAAAAATCAGTTCTCGCCCTCGGAAATCGAGGCGGGCTAGGGGATAGGCGGCGAGGGAACACAAGATGACATTAAACAGAACGGTGAGACTGGCCACGATCGCACTATTGAAAAAATAACGCCCAAATAAGGGTTCCACCTCCCACACCCGCTTAAAGTTTTCCAGGGTCGGTTGTTGGGGGAAGAATTGGGGCGGAAAGGCGAAAATATTTTCGCTGGGGGACTTGAGGGCGGTGCTGGCCAACCACAAGAGGGGCAGCAACATGACGATCGCCAGACTACCCAACACAAGGTAGAGGCTGAGGGATT from Prochlorothrix hollandica PCC 9006 = CALU 1027 includes the following:
- a CDS encoding carbohydrate ABC transporter permease, whose amino-acid sequence is MVPATASPLKSLSLYLVLGSLAIVMLLPLLWLASTALKSPSENIFAFPPQFFPQQPTLENFKRVWEVEPLFGRYFFNSAIVASLTVLFNVILCSLAAYPLARLDFRGRELIFSLVVATIMIPFQIIMIPLYILMFKLGLLNSYGGVILPSLASAFGIFLMRQAFKGVPKELEEAARIDGCSELGIWWHVMLPAVRPATITLALFVFIGAWGDFLWPLIVLRDQEMYTLPLGVSTLASSLSRDERLVAAGSVLSIVPIVVVFLLLQRYILPTQSSSGLKG